In the genome of Coregonus clupeaformis isolate EN_2021a chromosome 1, ASM2061545v1, whole genome shotgun sequence, one region contains:
- the LOC121582668 gene encoding spermatogenesis-associated protein 48, producing MAGVCVPSEPSSTDLHRVRLLQSNVNRVGARWMHRQMNLPCERGPEGRYYFNSLLEQQRSAFSKFNLLAHPPADNAPMAPLRDEVLLIDPCNGHLSAGAEVDLATKGRPQFIDIPYIPSGLWVAPGSRERPQTPLVRPSAGTCDLSENKAWNSRTMPDAALRASLGGWTSHSKVKPEPPKMPCTVKFFGFFPERENLEVRPSGSSQWIEKAALRYIYTSVAQRGYEDVGWDTKLPRRLKPPATTLEKMADPVNQHFTQKCYHNKPELWQAIGAHWNRHQLRARNEVRKPITFTSPCPNTCQIPLYGGVVGSMNMDNIDKTGHDFYPLTMQRTTLPPYTPTAHRPTIPGYTGKAHYDGARSSGFSLPLLPSSAPGTNQGLWNPPAHARTAPLSRMVTTVPPQNPFLHSKRPVFPV from the exons ATGGCTGGAGTATGCGTTCCATCTGAGCCATCCTCTACGGATTTGCACCGGGTCAGACTTCTACAATCAAATGTAAACCGAGTTGGTGCAAGATGGATGCACAGGCAAATGAACTTGCCCTGCGAGAGAGGTCCCGAGGGAAGATATTACTTTAACAGCTTACTAGAACAACAGAGGAGTGCATTCTCGAAATTCAACCTACTGGCCCATCCACCTGCCGACAATGCGCCCATGGCGCCTTTACGAGATGAGGTCTTGTTGATTGATCCGTGCAATGGGCATCTAAGTGCGGGGGCTGAGGTGGATTTGGCAACTAAAGGAAGACCTCAATTTATAGATATTCCTTATATTCCGTCTGGATTATGGGTCGCCCCCGGTTCCAGAGAAAGGCCCCAGACACCTCTAGTCAGGCCATCAGCCGGGACATGCGACCTGTCAGAAAACAAGGCATGGAACTCAAGGACAATGCCAGACGCAGCTCTTCGGGCCAGTCTTGGAG GTTGGACAAGTCATTCGAAGGTCAAACCAGAGCCTCCCAAAATGCCATGTACAGTGAAATTCTTCGGGTTTTTCCCTGAAAGAGAGAACTTG GAAGTCAGACCCTCTGGTTCCAGTCAATGGATAGAGAAGGCAGCACTGCGTTATATCTACACTTCAGTGGCTCAGAG GGGCTATGAGGACGTCGGTTGGGACACAAAATTACCGCGGCGCCTGAAGCCCCCAGCAACCACCCTTGAGAAAATGGCAGACCCTGTGAATCAGCATTTTACCCAGAAGTGTTACCACAACAAACCAGAGCTGTGGCAG GCGATTGGAGCCCATTGGAACAGACACCAGCTTCGTGCTAGGAATGAAGTGCGGAAACCTATAACATT CACCAGTCCCTGCCCAAACACCTGTCAAATTCCATTGTATGG TGGTGTGGTGGGATCCATGAACATGGACAACATAGATAAGACAGGACATGACTTCTACCCCTTGACTATGCAGCGGACCACTTTGCCCCCATACACTCCCACGGCACA CCGCCCCACCATCCCTGGCTATACCGGCAAGGCTCACTATGATGGTGCTCGGTCCTCTGGGTTCAGTCTGCCTCTTCTACCCAGCTCTGCCCCAGG